In one Sulfitobacter sp. LCG007 genomic region, the following are encoded:
- a CDS encoding ATP-binding protein: protein MSFDWLKHYMPRSLYGRAALILVLPVVCLQLVVSVLFVTRHFQDVSAQMTKSVSREIRLALEAVATADSPALIAQAVQARTGALDITTVPVDPVEVPTPYSPPWIDFSDRAVIAELEQGVPGLLAVDLSADRLVRVYAETALGPVRMSFDRRRVAVSNAHQLFVNSIFFGALVTVIAMLYLRNQLRPINRLARAAEAFGKGRHVRYTPAGAVEVRAAGNAFVEMRARIERQIEQRTLMLSGVSHDLRTPLTRMRLSLSMLEDEERAALEQDVDDMQRMLDAFLNFAKGEGEGAPEPVDPVAMVEEAVRDARRQGVDVTLLPPEGEGSGRVTLNPLIIRRAVDNLISNAGRYATRAEVSVLLTDKTLRIRVDDDGPGIPEARRSEAMRPFTRLDPARNLDKGGSVGLGLAIATDAARAHGGILRLGEAEGLGGLRADIVIAR, encoded by the coding sequence ATGTCCTTCGACTGGCTCAAACATTATATGCCGCGCAGTCTCTACGGGCGCGCCGCCCTGATCCTCGTGCTGCCGGTGGTCTGCCTGCAGCTCGTGGTGTCGGTGCTGTTCGTGACGCGGCATTTTCAGGATGTGAGCGCGCAGATGACGAAGTCGGTCTCGCGCGAGATCCGGCTTGCTCTCGAGGCGGTTGCAACCGCCGACAGCCCGGCACTGATCGCGCAGGCTGTGCAGGCGCGGACCGGCGCGCTCGACATCACGACGGTTCCCGTCGATCCGGTGGAGGTGCCGACGCCCTATTCGCCACCGTGGATCGATTTTTCGGATCGCGCGGTCATCGCCGAGCTCGAGCAGGGGGTCCCGGGGCTTCTTGCGGTCGACCTGAGCGCGGACCGGCTGGTGCGGGTCTATGCCGAGACAGCGCTTGGTCCGGTGCGGATGAGTTTCGACCGCCGCAGGGTGGCGGTATCCAATGCGCACCAGCTCTTCGTGAACTCGATCTTCTTCGGCGCGCTCGTGACGGTCATCGCCATGCTCTACCTGCGCAATCAGCTCCGCCCGATCAATCGTCTCGCCCGGGCCGCGGAGGCGTTCGGAAAGGGGCGTCATGTTCGCTACACGCCCGCCGGCGCTGTCGAGGTCCGGGCGGCCGGGAACGCGTTTGTCGAAATGAGGGCGCGTATCGAGCGTCAGATCGAGCAGCGCACGCTCATGCTCTCGGGGGTGAGCCATGACCTGCGCACACCGCTGACGCGCATGCGGCTGAGCCTGTCAATGCTTGAGGACGAGGAACGCGCGGCGCTCGAGCAGGACGTCGACGACATGCAGCGGATGCTCGACGCCTTCCTGAACTTCGCCAAGGGAGAAGGCGAGGGGGCCCCCGAACCGGTAGATCCCGTCGCGATGGTCGAGGAAGCCGTGCGGGATGCCCGGCGTCAGGGCGTCGATGTGACGCTGCTGCCGCCCGAGGGGGAGGGGTCGGGGCGGGTTACGCTCAATCCGCTGATCATCCGTCGCGCGGTAGACAATCTGATCAGCAATGCGGGACGATATGCGACAAGGGCCGAAGTGTCGGTTCTGCTGACCGACAAGACGCTGCGCATCCGGGTGGACGATGATGGCCCCGGAATCCCGGAAGCGCGCCGAAGCGAAGCGATGCGCCCCTTCACCCGTCTCGATCCCGCACGCAATCTCGACAAGGGCGGAAGCGTGGGGCTCGGGCTCGCCATCGCGACCGATGCGGCGCGCGCGCATGGGGGCATCCTGCGGCTGGGAGAGGCCGAGGGGCTCGGCGGCCTCAGGGCAGATATAGTGATCGCGCGCTAG